Part of the Vicia villosa cultivar HV-30 ecotype Madison, WI unplaced genomic scaffold, Vvil1.0 ctg.000393F_1_1, whole genome shotgun sequence genome is shown below.
TCCTTTGAATAGTGATTTCTATTATCACGTGAATTTGGAGATCAGTAAATGTTCTTATCTATCTTCTTCAAGTTTTATTTGCTACCACTCATCTTCTATAAATTTACCTTCTCAATTTATACATGTATTCACTTTAACTCTATCTAAATCTATTAAAAATTCAACAGTCATTTAACTGGCAAAAAAATTGTGTAACTGATCTAATTCtttagaataatattttttttatcagaagAATTTAAAACAAGTGGACCTTTAAGCAAAtgtgaaataataaaatatcttcTTTTCACACCACGTGAAAGGAAAAAAAACTAGTAGTACCTAACAAAAAAGCAAAATTTATACTAGAAAACAACAAGACACAAATGCTAGGGAAAATTTGTGGAACCTCATGTGGGTCATAATATCATCACATAGCTATAGTTTTTTCTAACATGCTTTATGCTTATAAATAAATGTCCCAAACACTCCTCAAATTCTCACTACACTCACAAAACCAAATCCACAAAACTCACCCAAAATGGCACTACAATTATTGACACTTCCTAGTTGGGTCACATTGTTCACCACATTTGCCATCCTCCTCCTTTTCCGCCGCCGCCTCCGTAGCCGCAAATATAATCTCCCACCAGGCCCAAAACCATGGCCCATAATAGGAAATTTCAATCTTATTGGAACCCTCCCACACCAATCCCTCCATAGGCTCACCCAAAAATATGGGCCCATCATACATCTATGGTTCGGCTCCAAACGTGTCATCGTGGCCTCATCCGTAGAAATGGCAAGAGCCTTTCTCAAAACCCACGACGCCACGCTAGCAGGCCGACCCAAATTGTCGGCCGGCAAATACACAACTTATAACTACTCTGACATAACTTGGTCTCAATACGGCCCGTATTGGCGCCAAGCTCGGAGAATGTGTCTATTAGAATTGTTTAGTGCAAAACGTCTTGAGTCTTATGAGTACATAAGAAAACAAGAGTTACATGTTTTTTTGCATGAACTCTTTAAATCTAGAAACAAAACAATTTTGTTGAAAGACAATCTTTCAACTTTGAGTCTAAATGTTATAAGTAGAATGGTGTTAGGAAAGAAATATCTAGAGAAGGTTGAGAATTCTATTATTTCTCCGGATGAGTTTAAGAAGATGTTGGATGAGTTGTTTTTGCTGAATGGAATTCTCAATATTGGAGATTTTATTCCTTGGATTCATTTCTTGGATTCTCAAGGGtatgtgaagaggatgaagatttTGAGTAAAAAGTTTGATGGATTTATGGAACATGTGTTGGAGGAACACATTGAGAGAATGAAAAGTGTTAAGGATTATGTTGCTAAGGATATGGTGGATGTTCTTTTGCAGCTTGCTGAGGATCCTGATCTtgaagtcaaacttgagagacaTGGAGTTAAAGCTTTCACTCAGgtacaaaattattaaaaaaaaaattaagttatttatttattggttGGTAATTACGTTTATGAACAATATTGCTTATTCTTTCATTTGTTTGTTTATGGAATGTATTTTATTATGATGTGATGTGACGATCaaacttttatttgttttgaggcATTTTGATAGggaaattaaatattgaatatgaTTATAGCGTTAATGGATGGATGACCCATCTTATCAAAAAGATAAAATAGATGTATGAGAAAGTTGTGGTGggtatgattttttttgtttgtttttgtttttggttaTAACATGAGTTTCAAATATATTAGAGGAATCTGCTCCTAGAGAGGTAGCTTATAGTGGACAATTTATTTAGAGAAAATAGTTATACTGGAAATCAATTAagactaggggtgttcaaaaccaaaccaacccaataaaaaaccgcaaaccaaactaaactaaaccgcaaaaaaccgcatttagttcggattagtttgagtcattttttaacaaaattgcatagttcggttcggtttgcagtttgtattttgtaaaccgaatcaaaccgcattatgttacaacctaacttttacttacctcacattcaacccaaacttaaatctattataccttatccttatgattacgaacaattttctcatccttacacatataatttcagtctcaTTCTTCTCGattctctaataacattatcgcaccttctttgccacatacatcttccctcttcttctaaaatctctactctcttatattctttctttttcaccttctcatttttatgtaaatattccgcatttcagtttcgtttttatcgcacatcttcttctctaatctctcaattttttttttctttttcatcttcactaatctctcgccTCTTCTATTTTTtgcttcattataataatttttatattgttttatgttattattttatgtttaatattccacttttgtctaatttaatttttacatattaaatggaaagttgttgtcaaaatttgatgagttttgttgttatttgatagtgtatgaatgtctaaatacaaaattatgttgtcatctatatgtgtatgtatgactcaataaaataattgtaaaaaaccgaaccgaac
Proteins encoded:
- the LOC131627686 gene encoding trimethyltridecatetraene synthase-like → MALQLLTLPSWVTLFTTFAILLLFRRRLRSRKYNLPPGPKPWPIIGNFNLIGTLPHQSLHRLTQKYGPIIHLWFGSKRVIVASSVEMARAFLKTHDATLAGRPKLSAGKYTTYNYSDITWSQYGPYWRQARRMCLLELFSAKRLESYEYIRKQELHVFLHELFKSRNKTILLKDNLSTLSLNVISRMVLGKKYLEKVENSIISPDEFKKMLDELFLLNGILNIGDFIPWIHFLDSQGYVKRMKILSKKFDGFMEHVLEEHIERMKSVKDYVAKDMVDVLLQLAEDPDLEVKLERHGVKAFTQDLIAGGTESSAVTVEWAICELIRKPEIFKKATEELDRVIGKDRWVEEKDMANLPYVYAIAKETMRLHPVAPMLVPREAREDCNIDGYDIPKGSLILVNTWTIARDSNVWDNPYEFMPERFHGKDIDVKGHDFELLPFGAGRRMCPGYSLGLKVIQSSLANLLHGFNWKLSGDVRKEDLNMDEIFGLSTPKKIPLEVVLEPRLAHHLYSL